The Terriglobia bacterium genome includes a window with the following:
- a CDS encoding DUF3488 and transglutaminase-like domain-containing protein, whose translation MASATEADLGSPARNRGGSSIDHFFAASLLLMVGTSFVTLASTGKLDIVSVTLVFIALGVRLWGYSSGRNLQISPETVTRLAILYIPFFVLDFLFLSAGATPLESMLNATVHLVLFAAVTKVFSAVTRRDCAYLAALSLLMVLAAAVLTINTIFLVFLTLYVLVSISTLISYEIKRSIETSRRSAPARLPSPGGKHGVERALTRTAAGLGLGTLATASLFFFVIPRYRSGYLTGLGTHPENLTGFSDSVKLGDLSRIMRSGTVVFRVLPEDNLRDYSGVKWRGVALDSFDGRHWYNDSTRQTAVRQVAYNRFIVPREPGARNRPEKTLRYKVLLSPISSDVVFAAPWARLITGRMHLLTVDGTDSLHDTRYAFSSSQYEVVSQVGLPSPSILKTASDTYPREIRLLYLRLPPNLDPRIKALAEKVASPAANSYDRAVLVRNYLRDNFGYTLQEPRVDSSDPLGSFLFTTRKGYCEYFASAMAVMLRTIGIQARLVNGFQTGSYNRFGKDFVVRARDAHSWVEVYFPGYGWVPFDPTPPDPNPVVASELDDYMDAAGLFWSEWIVNYDFSHQLRLAAEVEVQSREVQSDVGHRFHRLRDQTAGLALKLEAGLVAHKFLLLLFLLGSAAGGVLAGGGWRPRELKLIWSLRFLHSERPLSVEEATFSYGRFLNLLGRKGYRKLPSETPEEFATRIGPPLLREAAQEFTQLYNAARYGGKRPSLPVVRDTLRKISEASGEANFAG comes from the coding sequence ATGGCGAGTGCAACAGAAGCAGATCTCGGAAGCCCTGCCAGGAACAGAGGCGGATCCAGCATTGACCACTTCTTTGCAGCATCACTTCTTCTGATGGTCGGAACCAGCTTCGTAACGCTGGCGTCAACCGGAAAGCTGGATATAGTCTCCGTCACCCTGGTCTTCATCGCCCTGGGAGTGCGTCTCTGGGGTTATTCTTCGGGGCGGAACCTGCAGATATCCCCAGAAACCGTGACGCGTCTGGCCATCCTGTATATTCCTTTTTTCGTTCTCGACTTTCTATTCCTCTCCGCCGGAGCGACCCCGCTCGAAAGCATGCTTAATGCCACCGTTCACCTGGTTCTCTTCGCAGCGGTCACGAAGGTTTTCTCAGCCGTAACCCGGCGGGATTGCGCTTATCTGGCGGCGCTTTCCCTGCTGATGGTCCTTGCCGCAGCAGTGCTGACGATTAACACCATCTTTCTGGTCTTCCTGACGCTCTACGTTCTCGTCTCCATCTCAACTCTGATCAGCTACGAAATCAAGAGATCGATTGAAACTTCCCGCCGCTCCGCACCGGCCCGACTGCCGTCTCCAGGCGGCAAGCACGGAGTTGAACGCGCGCTGACAAGAACGGCAGCAGGCCTCGGTCTGGGGACCCTCGCAACAGCTTCTCTGTTCTTCTTTGTCATCCCGCGATATCGCTCCGGCTATCTCACCGGGCTCGGGACTCACCCCGAAAACCTTACGGGATTTTCCGACAGCGTAAAATTGGGCGACCTCAGCCGCATCATGCGGTCTGGCACCGTTGTTTTTCGCGTTTTACCTGAGGATAACCTTCGCGATTACTCCGGTGTCAAATGGCGCGGAGTCGCGCTGGACAGTTTTGACGGCCGCCACTGGTACAATGACAGCACCAGGCAGACTGCCGTCCGGCAGGTGGCATACAACCGCTTTATCGTTCCCCGAGAACCCGGCGCCAGAAATCGGCCTGAAAAGACTCTCCGTTACAAAGTTCTGCTCTCCCCCATTTCTTCCGACGTCGTTTTTGCCGCGCCGTGGGCCAGACTGATCACCGGGCGGATGCATCTGTTGACCGTTGATGGAACAGACTCCCTGCACGACACGCGGTATGCGTTCTCGTCATCTCAATACGAAGTAGTCTCCCAGGTAGGATTGCCATCGCCATCCATCCTCAAAACGGCCTCGGATACTTACCCGAGGGAGATTCGTCTGCTGTATCTTCGACTGCCCCCGAACCTCGATCCTCGGATTAAGGCCCTGGCAGAGAAGGTCGCGTCCCCTGCTGCCAACAGTTACGACAGGGCAGTGCTGGTCCGCAATTATCTTCGCGATAATTTTGGCTATACGCTGCAGGAACCGAGGGTTGATTCATCCGATCCGCTGGGAAGCTTCCTGTTCACAACTCGCAAAGGATATTGCGAATATTTCGCCTCAGCCATGGCTGTCATGCTCAGGACCATCGGCATTCAGGCCCGCCTGGTGAATGGCTTTCAGACGGGATCATATAACCGCTTCGGAAAGGACTTTGTTGTACGCGCGCGGGACGCTCACAGTTGGGTGGAGGTTTATTTCCCGGGTTACGGATGGGTGCCTTTCGATCCAACGCCTCCCGACCCGAACCCGGTGGTCGCTTCCGAGCTGGACGATTATATGGATGCGGCGGGGCTGTTCTGGAGCGAATGGATCGTCAATTATGATTTCTCCCACCAATTGCGCCTCGCAGCAGAGGTTGAGGTCCAGTCCCGCGAGGTCCAAAGCGACGTCGGTCATCGATTCCACCGCCTTCGAGACCAGACGGCAGGCCTGGCCTTGAAGCTGGAAGCTGGGCTTGTCGCGCACAAATTTCTCCTGCTTCTGTTTTTGCTTGGATCAGCAGCAGGGGGCGTTCTGGCAGGGGGTGGCTGGAGACCACGGGAACTCAAGCTCATCTGGTCCCTCAGGTTTCTACATTCAGAGCGGCCGCTGAGCGTGGAAGAAGCGACGTTCAGCTACGGTCGTTTCCTGAACCTACTGGGGAGAAAAGGCTACCGAAAGCTTCCCTCGGAAACTCCTGAGGAATTTGCCACGAGGATAGGTCCGCCACTGCTTCGGGAGGCGGCCCAGGAGTTCACGCAACTTTACAATGCAGCGCGGTACGGCGGCAAACGACCATCACTTCCGGTTGTGAGAGATACGCTCAGGAAAATTTCGGAAGCGAGCGGTGAGGCGAACTTTGCGGGCTGA
- a CDS encoding SDR family oxidoreductase yields the protein MPEGIQGRVLKGHVALVTGAGRRIGREIALALGRSGASVIVNYNRSRREALATVRDIKSYGTDSVALRADVARLAEVRRMFRAVEKRFGKLDLMVNNAGIFFREPWERLTEKQWDQILGVNLKGPFFCAQQAARLMQRKGGGQIINISSLGGLQAWPDSMHYCSSKAGLIMLTRCLARALAPGIRVNSIAPGMILFPGERRSRMMESVIRSTPLRKAGGPEDIARMVLHLACHSDFITGQVFPVDGGKSIP from the coding sequence ATGCCGGAAGGAATTCAAGGTCGGGTTCTTAAAGGCCACGTTGCTCTGGTCACCGGAGCAGGCCGGCGCATCGGGCGGGAGATTGCTCTGGCTCTTGGCCGCTCGGGCGCCAGCGTCATCGTGAACTACAACCGTTCCAGACGCGAAGCTCTGGCCACTGTGCGAGACATCAAATCATACGGAACGGACTCCGTCGCCTTGCGGGCTGATGTGGCGCGCCTCGCTGAGGTGCGGCGCATGTTCCGCGCGGTGGAGAAACGGTTTGGAAAGCTCGACCTCATGGTCAACAACGCCGGCATTTTTTTTCGAGAACCGTGGGAGCGTCTGACCGAAAAGCAATGGGACCAGATTCTGGGCGTAAATCTGAAAGGACCTTTCTTCTGCGCGCAGCAGGCGGCGCGATTGATGCAGCGCAAAGGGGGTGGGCAGATCATCAACATTTCTTCTCTCGGTGGGCTGCAGGCGTGGCCGGATTCCATGCATTATTGCTCGTCCAAAGCAGGGCTGATCATGCTGACCCGATGTCTGGCCAGGGCACTGGCGCCTGGGATCCGCGTCAACAGCATTGCTCCCGGGATGATCTTGTTTCCTGGAGAAAGGAGAAGCCGGATGATGGAAAGCGTGATACGGTCCACGCCTCTCCGAAAGGCAGGCGGGCCAGAAGACATTGCCCGGATGGTGCTGCACCTTGCCTGCCACAGCGACTTCATCACGGGACAGGTTTTCCCTGTTGATGGCGGTAAGTCCATTCCGTAA
- a CDS encoding glutaredoxin family protein, with amino-acid sequence MSMPQIVIYSKPGCCLCEQAKKQLKALQERYEFALGEVNILQDPVAYDMFKEEIPVICVDGRKVCKYRLDERRLVRMLQSSGRQRRAEASHANIDDRATKSDA; translated from the coding sequence ATGAGTATGCCTCAAATCGTGATCTATTCCAAACCGGGCTGTTGCCTTTGCGAGCAGGCTAAAAAGCAGCTAAAGGCTCTTCAGGAGCGGTATGAGTTTGCCCTGGGAGAAGTGAATATCCTGCAAGATCCTGTGGCATACGACATGTTCAAGGAAGAGATTCCGGTGATTTGCGTCGATGGCAGGAAAGTTTGCAAGTATCGTCTGGACGAAAGGCGGCTCGTCCGCATGCTGCAATCGTCTGGCAGGCAACGGCGCGCGGAAGCCTCACACGCGAACATCGACGATCGAGCAACCAAATCAGACGCTTGA
- the bshB1 gene encoding bacillithiol biosynthesis deacetylase BshB1, with product MELDVLSVAAHRDDTELTCGGTVIKMVQAGYRVGILDLTAGESGTRGSAALREREANRATRVMGIVHRENLYMPDAGIEPLREYKLNIAQKIRDLRPRTVILPYWKGRHPDHYTTGQIGYEACFFAGLAKLPLKGKPFRPHKIIYSSLYVPALRPSFVVDVTGQFEKKLKAILAYSSQFSAQQDMQNLFPSRKDLRERVASLSRHFGLMIGVRYGEPFVMREVAAVDDIVAMPVRSI from the coding sequence ATGGAACTTGATGTCCTCTCAGTCGCTGCCCATCGCGACGACACCGAACTGACGTGCGGAGGAACAGTCATTAAAATGGTCCAGGCCGGCTATCGCGTTGGGATCCTCGACCTGACCGCCGGAGAATCCGGAACGCGCGGCAGCGCAGCCCTCCGCGAACGTGAAGCAAATCGGGCTACCCGCGTGATGGGCATCGTACACCGCGAGAACCTGTATATGCCCGACGCGGGTATCGAACCCCTGCGCGAATACAAGCTTAACATCGCCCAGAAAATACGCGATTTGCGGCCCCGCACTGTGATCTTGCCCTACTGGAAGGGCCGCCATCCGGACCATTACACAACCGGGCAGATAGGTTACGAAGCCTGCTTTTTCGCTGGGCTGGCCAAGCTCCCGCTGAAGGGCAAACCTTTCCGGCCGCACAAAATCATCTACTCCAGTCTCTATGTGCCTGCTCTGAGGCCTTCGTTTGTGGTGGATGTTACGGGGCAGTTTGAAAAAAAGCTGAAAGCCATCCTCGCCTACAGTTCCCAGTTCTCCGCCCAGCAAGACATGCAGAACCTCTTCCCGTCCCGCAAAGACCTGCGCGAGCGCGTCGCATCTCTGTCTCGCCATTTTGGGTTGATGATCGGCGTCCGTTACGGCGAGCCGTTTGTGATGCGCGAAGTTGCGGCTGTTGATGATATTGTGGCAATGCCGGTGAGATCGATTTGA
- a CDS encoding DedA family protein: MVSTIVKILGGFIVAFISGSGYIGITLLMAIESACIPLPSEVIMPFSGYLVSAGHFTLWGVAVAGALGCNLGSIAAYFVGAVGGRPLAERYGHYVLVTRHDLEMADRFFARYGDWAVFIARLLPVVRTFIALPAGISRMNFARFNLYTFLGSLPWCFALAYVGMKLGERWDTLGPYFHHFDTVFLILIVVGAIWFIRNRWKNRLPAN; this comes from the coding sequence ATGGTTTCAACCATTGTCAAGATTCTAGGCGGATTTATTGTGGCCTTCATTTCAGGGTCAGGGTACATCGGCATCACTCTGCTCATGGCCATTGAGTCAGCGTGCATCCCGCTGCCCTCCGAAGTAATCATGCCGTTTTCCGGTTATCTTGTCTCAGCCGGGCACTTCACTCTCTGGGGTGTTGCGGTTGCCGGAGCGTTGGGTTGCAACCTCGGATCGATTGCTGCCTACTTCGTCGGCGCGGTGGGAGGGCGGCCGCTCGCGGAGCGTTACGGCCATTACGTCCTGGTCACACGTCACGACCTTGAGATGGCGGACCGGTTTTTTGCCCGATATGGCGATTGGGCGGTTTTCATTGCGCGCCTGCTTCCTGTCGTCAGGACCTTTATCGCGCTGCCGGCGGGCATTTCTCGCATGAATTTCGCGCGCTTCAACCTTTATACTTTTCTGGGTTCACTGCCGTGGTGTTTTGCTCTCGCTTACGTGGGGATGAAACTCGGGGAACGGTGGGACACTCTGGGACCCTATTTCCACCACTTTGATACTGTTTTCCTCATTCTAATCGTTGTGGGAGCTATCTGGTTCATCCGTAACCGGTGGAAAAACAGATTACCCGCCAACTGA
- a CDS encoding M48 family metallopeptidase, with product MKMRRSASLALALMMTAASASTWAADKKKDVDAIGDRKVAHRSMISEQKEIAIGKRYATEIDRSARIIKDPVINEYVNRVAQNVARNSDLKIPLTVKVLDDPSINAFALPGGFLYVNSGLLQAANEEDQVAGVVAHEIAHVAARHWASQMTKATILQYAMIPLMFTPMSFPVYIGLSEGLNMGIPLAFLKFSRSDEAEADYLGIQYMYKAGYDPDAYVAFFGKILQEQRTNPGSVPSIFADHPPTPGRIIKAEEEIKSILPNKQEYLVSTSEFNDMKTRLESVMSMRKKMEKAEGGPTLQKREPKTTTSPATQPSGTQNPNDDKPPVLERRPD from the coding sequence ATGAAAATGCGCAGGAGTGCCTCTCTCGCTCTGGCTTTGATGATGACCGCAGCGTCTGCTTCCACCTGGGCTGCTGACAAAAAGAAAGACGTCGATGCCATTGGTGATCGCAAGGTCGCGCACCGCAGCATGATCTCCGAACAGAAAGAAATTGCGATTGGCAAACGCTATGCCACGGAAATCGACCGCTCGGCACGAATTATCAAGGACCCTGTCATCAACGAGTACGTCAACCGGGTTGCTCAGAACGTGGCGCGGAACTCCGACCTGAAGATTCCGCTTACCGTGAAGGTGCTCGACGACCCATCCATCAATGCGTTCGCTCTCCCTGGCGGATTTCTCTACGTTAATTCAGGCCTCCTGCAGGCAGCCAATGAGGAAGACCAGGTTGCAGGGGTCGTGGCTCATGAAATTGCGCATGTGGCGGCGCGCCATTGGGCAAGCCAGATGACCAAGGCAACCATCCTGCAATATGCAATGATTCCGCTGATGTTCACCCCTATGTCGTTCCCCGTTTACATTGGCCTTTCTGAGGGGCTTAACATGGGGATTCCTCTGGCGTTCCTTAAGTTCAGCCGCAGCGACGAGGCCGAGGCCGACTACCTCGGCATTCAGTACATGTACAAAGCGGGGTATGATCCCGATGCCTATGTCGCGTTCTTCGGCAAGATTCTCCAGGAACAGCGAACCAACCCCGGCTCGGTTCCCAGCATTTTTGCCGACCATCCGCCAACGCCGGGACGGATTATCAAGGCAGAAGAGGAAATCAAGTCCATCCTCCCCAACAAGCAGGAGTATCTGGTCAGCACTTCGGAATTCAACGACATGAAAACGCGGCTGGAGAGCGTCATGTCGATGCGTAAGAAGATGGAAAAAGCGGAGGGCGGTCCAACACTGCAGAAGCGCGAGCCCAAAACGACAACATCTCCTGCGACGCAGCCCAGTGGCACTCAGAACCCAAATGACGACAAGCCACCCGTGTTGGAGCGTCGTCCCGACTGA
- a CDS encoding DUF507 family protein — MRLSHEKIIQLSHRIMSAIEALDEVEIYEEPNVVRQQAVKILTDLLQEEEKMEQTVRQRIATHKRTIPEGGGEWEILYRKYYQDELRKLGVAPLSPQI; from the coding sequence ATGAGACTCTCCCACGAAAAAATCATCCAGCTTTCCCATCGCATCATGTCCGCTATTGAGGCCCTGGACGAAGTTGAAATTTACGAAGAGCCTAACGTCGTTCGGCAGCAAGCTGTGAAGATCCTAACGGACCTGCTCCAGGAAGAAGAGAAGATGGAGCAAACGGTCAGGCAGAGGATCGCGACACACAAGCGGACCATTCCCGAGGGCGGCGGCGAGTGGGAGATTCTCTACCGCAAGTACTACCAGGACGAGCTCCGCAAGCTGGGCGTTGCGCCTCTCTCGCCCCAGATCTGA
- a CDS encoding DUF507 family protein codes for MQLLREYVTYMSKELMKRLTDEGLVQFDQPEYVNEVMLQVVLDELSVEDRINDEARRILEEHADQMKSFGATYEDAFKAIKKQIIRERKIII; via the coding sequence ATGCAATTATTGCGCGAATACGTGACATACATGAGCAAGGAGCTGATGAAGCGCCTTACGGACGAGGGGCTGGTCCAGTTTGACCAGCCGGAATACGTGAACGAAGTGATGTTGCAAGTGGTGCTGGATGAGCTTAGCGTGGAGGACCGAATCAACGATGAGGCCCGCAGGATTCTGGAAGAACACGCTGACCAGATGAAGAGCTTCGGCGCAACGTATGAAGATGCCTTCAAGGCCATCAAGAAGCAGATTATCCGCGAGCGAAAGATCATTATTTAG
- a CDS encoding PP2C family protein-serine/threonine phosphatase, translating to MNDIRERLACFELWGGNGTANHAVELPGLDGWVYSTPFEAGAGGGDVHYLSVCSKGSVSRIVVADVAGHGSHASSMAENLRRIFQHHTDNWDQAALMRELNEAFARESTVGQFATAAVMGFYLGTGELLFSNAGHPPALWYRAQEKSWELLQDCTPYAVEIGGLPLGLIPGTAYSQTAVRLAAGDTLVLYTDGIMEVRDASGNELGQNGLLNLVRGLAPETPGKTCQDLLSALQIFRSGQPQRDDETLLVLQHAG from the coding sequence ATGAATGACATCCGCGAACGCCTGGCATGTTTTGAACTCTGGGGCGGCAACGGCACTGCAAATCACGCCGTGGAATTGCCGGGCCTCGACGGATGGGTCTATTCCACGCCGTTCGAAGCCGGCGCTGGCGGGGGAGACGTCCACTACCTGTCAGTTTGCAGCAAGGGCAGCGTTTCGCGCATCGTTGTAGCGGACGTGGCGGGACACGGCAGCCACGCCAGTTCCATGGCGGAGAACCTTCGGAGGATCTTTCAACACCACACTGATAACTGGGACCAGGCCGCCTTAATGCGGGAATTGAACGAGGCTTTCGCGCGCGAGTCCACCGTGGGCCAGTTTGCCACGGCCGCGGTTATGGGCTTTTACCTTGGAACCGGGGAACTGCTGTTCAGCAATGCTGGCCATCCTCCAGCCCTGTGGTATCGGGCCCAGGAAAAATCGTGGGAACTGCTGCAGGACTGCACCCCTTATGCGGTTGAAATCGGAGGGCTGCCGTTAGGTTTGATTCCTGGCACCGCCTATTCGCAGACTGCCGTGCGCCTTGCCGCGGGCGACACCCTGGTTCTTTACACTGACGGCATTATGGAAGTCCGGGATGCTTCCGGCAACGAGCTTGGACAGAACGGACTGCTGAATCTGGTTCGCGGCCTGGCGCCTGAGACGCCCGGCAAAACCTGCCAGGATCTGCTGTCGGCACTCCAGATCTTCCGCAGTGGACAACCTCAGCGTGACGATGAGACCCTGCTGGTTCTCCAGCACGCCGGGTGA
- a CDS encoding trehalase family glycosidase, producing the protein MKPPRGLLKYPYLVPSGPYFQLFDWDSYFMGVALSYDGEGEPLADSVKNFLSFVGENANEAGYVPREIAPDGLWALPEMCKPFLAQAAFRASLTTGSVEWLRPWYKKLAETLQFWENARRAPDGFFVWFNGVESGVDNNPAVTDKPAQVTEGVDLQCYIYREYHAMSLLAAKLGDEKDAKEYSTKADALRAKIRDDMWSDTEGMFLNIDARTGKQIHIKTWTNFVPLWAGIATSGQARVMIEKHILNPQEFWAPYGIRTLSPDEPLYDPDHGYWRGPVWIISNYLIMHGLMNYGYQKQAMQLAAKTQRLLVQDLEKTGGMNECYNPNQGTPVAGGNFVSWDLLGEHIAEEASEGLDPTALKPF; encoded by the coding sequence GTGAAGCCTCCCAGGGGGCTGCTGAAATATCCCTATCTGGTCCCAAGCGGCCCCTATTTCCAGCTCTTCGACTGGGACAGCTATTTCATGGGAGTTGCGCTCAGCTACGACGGAGAAGGAGAACCTCTAGCCGACTCCGTCAAGAATTTCCTGAGCTTCGTGGGAGAGAACGCCAATGAGGCCGGGTATGTTCCAAGGGAGATAGCCCCCGACGGTCTTTGGGCGCTGCCAGAGATGTGCAAACCTTTTCTGGCACAGGCCGCGTTTCGTGCTTCCCTCACGACGGGAAGCGTTGAGTGGTTGCGCCCGTGGTATAAAAAGCTTGCTGAGACGCTGCAGTTCTGGGAAAACGCGCGGCGCGCACCGGATGGTTTCTTCGTGTGGTTCAATGGCGTGGAAAGCGGAGTTGATAACAATCCTGCCGTCACCGACAAACCCGCCCAGGTGACCGAAGGCGTGGACCTCCAGTGCTACATATATCGGGAATATCACGCGATGTCATTGCTGGCTGCTAAACTCGGCGACGAAAAAGATGCGAAGGAATATTCCACCAAGGCTGACGCGTTGCGCGCCAAAATCCGTGACGACATGTGGTCCGATACGGAAGGCATGTTTTTGAATATCGATGCAAGGACCGGCAAGCAAATCCACATCAAGACCTGGACGAACTTCGTGCCGCTCTGGGCTGGAATAGCGACCAGCGGCCAGGCGCGTGTGATGATCGAAAAACACATCCTCAACCCTCAGGAATTTTGGGCCCCGTATGGAATTCGCACGCTCTCGCCCGACGAGCCCCTCTACGACCCGGACCATGGTTACTGGCGCGGGCCCGTCTGGATCATATCCAATTACCTGATCATGCATGGTCTTATGAACTACGGCTATCAGAAGCAGGCCATGCAACTCGCTGCGAAGACCCAAAGGCTGCTTGTGCAGGACCTTGAGAAAACAGGCGGGATGAATGAATGCTACAATCCCAACCAGGGCACTCCGGTCGCCGGGGGGAATTTTGTGAGCTGGGACCTTCTTGGCGAACACATCGCCGAAGAGGCCAGTGAAGGGCTCGATCCGACTGCCTTGAAGCCGTTTTAG